Below is a genomic region from Longimicrobiaceae bacterium.
GTGGTAGTCTTGCCGCACCCGGACTCGCCGACGAGCCCCAGCGTCTCACCCCGGCGCAGATGGAAGGAGAGGCCATCCACTGCCTTCACGTCGCCCACGTGGCTGCGGAAGAAGCCCTTCCTGATCGGGAAGTACTTCCGCAGCCCGCGCACGACGAGGAGCGCGTCCGAGGGTGGCTCGACGTCGTCGGGC
It encodes:
- a CDS encoding ATP-binding cassette domain-containing protein gives rise to the protein MAATGADRGGAPAGDGHLLDVDRIPEPAEDRELPPAKGDSDLRGQTPDDVEPPSDALLVVRGLRKYFPIRKGFFRSHVGDVKAVDGLSFHLRRGETLGLVGESGCGKTTT